Below is a genomic region from Cotesia glomerata isolate CgM1 linkage group LG5, MPM_Cglom_v2.3, whole genome shotgun sequence.
GAGCTGGATTCATCCTTTTGTTTTTTACTCTTCTTCTTTGGTTCTTCTTTCTCCTCAACTTCCCCGGATCTCGACGGAGCAGTCATGTTCTGAGCTGCTTCAGCAGCAGCAATTCCAGCTTCACCAGTGCAATAAGAATTCTTAGAATAGGAATGACAGCATTTGAATCCCCACTGTCCTTTACACCACCAGGAGCCCCAGACCGATGTGTGATTATGTATAAAGACGTCTTCTTCGTACCTCGAGCGAATAACCTGTTTTTCTTGACCTTTTATGACTTTTCCACTACGGGAATATTCAACATAGTGTTCGGATTGTGCCGACACCAGGTCGAGATCTGGCTGTTTCAGATGTTCCTCGCCTCCATAGCGTTCGATAATACTAGACTTAACTTCATTCTTCAGCTCGTCACGCTTTTTGTCATACTCCTGCTTCAATAATTCCAACTTGGTGGGCTCAGCAAGCAAATGAACATCAACACCCTTCTCGTAGGCATCCCAAGCAAACAGCTGAGCGTTTGCATGCTTGGAAGTATCACCAGTGAACCTTACAAAGTTTTCTCCTTGATAATCCACCTCGGCACTCTTTCCAGCATAAGGATTGTCTCTCATAGAACGCGTCTTAGGATCATAGTAAGCCGAGTTCGGATCCAAATTACGCAAATACTTGGCAGTGTCTTCACGGATTCGCAAATTACGGACAGTAATACGTTGCTTGGAGTCAACTTTAGTACCAGGCATGTCAACTTCGTCGACGTATTTGTCCTCATCTTTGTCGGAATCCTGGCCACCATCGTCTTCTCCAGTGTTTAACTTCTCAGCACGTATCTGTCTCTTGGCATCCTCAATCTTCTGGTATTCCTCGACGATAGCGCGATGCTCTGCAGGATCGTAACCTGCCCATCGGTCGCGCTTTCCATCATAGTCCGTTGACAAGCTCGGTTGCGCAAAACTGTTGGGTGCAATGTTTTTGTTATTCCAACGCGCACCTACTTTGCGAGGTCTGTCGAAGCAGTCTTTCTTTTTGTGATCTTCAGCACCGCAGTTCTCACAGGAACCGGGTTTCCATTTTTTAGCGACCTTTGACGTGTCGACACCACGACGGTACCAGTCGTCTATGCCACTCAGAGTCTTTTGTTTCTCTGGCTGGGGCCGCTGGTGCTTCAAAGTAGGACCAGTTGCTCCAAAGTACCATGGTGTTGCGCTAATATACTGAGGAATATGTGGATTGATGTCTTTACCTTCTTCATCAACAGCTGCAGGCGCTGTACCAGCTTTTCGGGCTTCTTCTAGCTCCTTGGCTTTTCTCCAGTCCTCACGGCTCTTCTTTTTAGGGACCAGCTCCTCTTCTTCCTTCTCCACCATGTTCTTTAATGATGGGTTCTCCATTTTGTTTTATactgttgaaaataaaattaattaaattattaaaaataaatatgttgacttataattttaaaatattgaaaattaacaagtatcagattattttaataaataaatcacaaatggttgaataaaaatattataaattactttttattaatatttaatgtgtacgttgaataaataaattttattttatatataaataaaatttttcagaattaatttcttttatatttaataaccaatttacttttaataattatttaaaattacttacttatatcattaaacacttgaatttatattttaataaatataataaatataaaaaatattgattccAACAGAACGTCTAATAAcgaatgttattatttactactTTAGAGATTTAGGTTAGATCGCCATTTTAAAGTCCCGAGTGCGCGCGCACTTTTCTGTAAATTTAgcggtaaatttaaattactaacattgtagaagaaataaagaaaGAAGATAATAAAAGCCTAATAAGTTTTATCaactctaataattattaaaataattaaatataacacTAATACATCACATTAAATACAATACTGAGTATGATTAAATATCTtgttaagttaaataaatatttcagattattttattatttatttataaaaattaatttttatattatttaaacaaaaaaaagtaactcTTGCGGCAAGTTATCGACTCGAACGCGCAAGCGCAGGAAACAAGTCCCATCGGGCCCATTAGCGAGTGAGTGGTGGTAGAGTAGTAAAAGTATTAGTAGAAATTAATAGTATTAGTTGTTATGTACCCAAGAAGTGAACCAAGAAGTATAAAGGCCCGAGCGATCCCCTCTACCTTCATCATATATATTCTGATCGGGTCAAATCGTAGCTTGGAGATCGGCTCAGCCCGATAAGTGACCTAACCAGCAGCAGCGGACAGCGGACCCAACCACCAACACACACCACTTACCACTTATGATTATACTCAGTACAGTTCAGTATTGAGGTATCGAGTGAACAAAACGATTAGTGTGGATTAGTGTGAGAGTGAGATACCAGACAGATACCACATAAtctagaataataatattgaaatgtTTAGATAATTGGGGACTGTTATCAGTAGGCCcttatagttataattatcaataataacacACACCATCTGAGCATATTGTTGTCTTGCAATTATAATCCTCGAGTACCCACAACTATACTCTGGAATATTACTGTACCATATTAATGTAACCATCCACCATACCAAAGAATTTAAAGACTCGCATTCCAGATCCAGCTGCGAGGTATTTGGAATGCAAGATCAAGATGGTGGTAGCTATAAAACTTATATCCGATTATGTCATAAATTGCTGATCATTCCCGTCACTGTAATCCAGGTAaactagaaaaaataataaataaatatttattttattaattaaaaattaaatcattttttctgaTACTtacaatgaataaaattaatgggtaataaataaaatattgtcaaTGTAGGTCGGAGAATGGAATGGATAACTCTTGCCCTTTACTATTTAACTCGTTCGGGGACTCAATCACCGACCGGACAATCAATCACCAGCTACAAAAACTGTCTCTTTATTCTCCAGCGTCAGATTCCATTGACTTGGGATACCATACGCTCGACAACAATCCATGCAGGTCCTCTTCCTCTCCCACTGTTATCACCAATGTTAATCCTCGACATCATTACCAGCACCATCACCAGCATCAGCACCAGCATCAACATCAACATCAGCACCAGCATCAGCAGATTTATAAGCGCATCGCAAACCCGAACCTCTGCCAGCTGGATGACACAATCCTCTTGAAGATATTCAGCTGGCTGAGCACCAGGGAAAGATGTACCCTAGCTCAGACCTGTCGACGGCTCTGGGAAATCGCGTGGCATCCGTCACTCTGGAAGGAGGTAGAGATACGGTATCCTCAGAATGCGACCACTGCGCTGAGGTCTATCGCAAGACGCGGCTGCCACTCATGTATAAGACGGCTGGTGGTTGAAGGCGCTACCGGGTTCTCTGGGCTGTTCTCCATGTTGCCGTTTGCCAGCTTGACGTCTTTGGTGCTCCGTCACTCTCGGCGGGTAACTGATCCGAATGTCACCACTATTCTAGACAACTGCGTTCATTTGAAAGAGCTAGGTCagtggaaatttattttatattcattgCAATTAGCTACCTGCAGTCATGTGATaagaattattgataaaagaaCTTGGGCTTGAtgggattttaatttttttaatcataatataCAGTTTggatactttttaaataaattttaaaaataatattgctaAAACAGgatcaattatcaataatttaatggacgAATGTGACGGAACAAATATATAGAATCAATAAAACAAGATGATATCGAAATTGAGAGACatctgatgatttttttaacaaataaattatatcaagaaaaatttatttaaaaaattccatctttagaagctctaaaaaattataaattcaattttttaaaaataattttctagacatagtttatttttaaagaaaaatcacaaaattttttagttagttTGAAAATAGCTTTATTTATCATTAGTTTGTTACATAACGAggttacatatttttatattttgacgtttttatgaattttaccTATCTAACGacttaacaaattatttattttctatgtatattttatgttttttcttCTTACATAGAGTTTCTGATTTATTTTCGtggtaaaaattaacaaaaaaatccaCTAGacagattaaaataaaaaaattgtcaagtgtcttctaatttcagtgtcataaaattattcaaaactcTTCCAATAATTGATTGTCaccaaaaaatatgtaaaatcgTTAAAAGACTCAAATTTACCTCaagagtttaaaataaaaatatgccaaaaaaatttcacttatttttttgattatttagatgataattttactaTCATTTTACTATCTTCGTATACCGCAGGCTAATTGTGTCATGTATGATAATTCATTCTTAATTCATGGCATACGTATCTGGAATGCACTGCCAGCTGAGACTGTGGCTGTAGATaatttggttgaatttaaaaatgcttgcttcaatcacttttttgaacatgacaattaacaattgcaatctttatttttgatcttatttaaatattttttcttgtagaattattatgactttaaattaagttatttgtttgtattaaataatctatttggattttataacatttgaaattaaatctaattgtaaacctttaattagttaagtaatcttgtaacctatgtaaaccaatgtaatttaaatattgatggctttgagggagcttaggttccagagccaaataaattttttatctatctatctatctatctatctatctatcatcggaaaaaacatcaaacttttaaaaaacataattacaAGTTACGACCTTTTTgataatatcaaatttaaacaaagaaatccattttataataaagatacgcccgtcaaaaaattttgctgattctcttaattatatggATTAATATATGacattttacaatatttatatacacaaaaaaaataaataaatgaaaaattatatctatgttcaaatttaaatctatttagaataactccgaaaatttattaaaataaattaactatcttAGAAAACCACTTGAAACCTTTAAAAGTTACAAATTTtgatcaagacctttctgatgcaaaatttacaaaaaaaacctattttatcatattaatacgtcaaagaaaaattttctttattgtaTTAACTATATAGATAGagctataaataataaaaaaaatttttttttctcggtaGATCTTACTGGGTGTGTAAATGTCACTCGCGCGTACTCACACGTCGGCTCGACGCAGCTGGAATCGCTGGATCTGAGTGATTGTCACGGCGTCGATGACTCGGGACTGGTGTTGACCCTGTCACAGATGTCCCAGTTGACGTTTTTATACTTGAGACGTTGCATCCGGATCACGGACGCCAGTTTGATATCGATAGCGAGTTATTGCACCTGTCTGAGACAGCTCTCGGTGTCGGACTGCACCAGGATAACCGACTACGGAGTGAGAGAGCTCGCTGCCAGACTTGGTCCTTCTCTTCGGTACTTTTCTGTTGGTAAATGTGATCGTGTCTCCGATGCCGGACTCCTGGTGGTCGCGAGACACTGCTACAAATTAAGATACTTGAATGCACGAGGCTGTGAAGCGCTCAGCGATATCGCGACCTGCGCTCTGGCTCGCGGGTGTCCCAGGCTCCGCGCGCTCGATCTTGGAAAGTGTGATATCGGAGATCCGACCCTGGAGGCTCTGTCCACCGGGTGCCCGAATCTCAAGAAACTATCTCTCTGCGGCTGTGAGCGCGTGACTGACGCAGGCCTTGAAGCTCTCGCGTACTACGTCCGCGGACTAAGACAGCTTAATATTGGAGAGTGTACCAGAGTCACTAAGGTCGGGTACCGCGCTGTCAAAAGTTACTGCAGGAGGTGCGTGATAGAGCACACCAATCCCGGATTCTCCAGCTGATTTATTTGCCGCTTTgctatgtttaattttttatttattaacaatttattattcggGATGTTTTCggctgtaaaatttttaattgcctGCCTTAGCGAcgaaatatattatattatatttatttagtttaattctttacttttatatatatatatatatatatatatatatatatatatatatatatatatatatatatatatatatatatatatatatatatatatatatatttcaataacattatcctgtaattttattgacttttttttcatttttattatttaattaacattagcgcttaaataaattttattgtaattaaatattttgtatttgttttatatgttaattattttaaaaaataaattaaatttacattacttttatttgttatatattcataaaatggattaatttataaaatttttgttttttataaatttgaaattcggtaataaaattaattttattttaaatattattttaatttttttctataacaaatatataaattataattgttgaGTTTGTATTTTTGATTGTCTGTGTAATTTTGTTTGTAACATATAAgtacataaaatattcataaatttaaaaagattatCTGTCGGCTACTTtcataattacaatattttttaaattatgattgttattataattattatgaacaaTGACGAACATTTCTGAGGATATGAAAAGTAATTATTGCATCAAGCATAAGTAAATTGAGCGCTGCGTAAGTACGCAAGCGTCTAGAAAGTCATTGGGCCACGTGGTGTTCAtcaaaacat
It encodes:
- the LOC123265103 gene encoding pre-mRNA-splicing factor Slu7, yielding MENPSLKNMVEKEEEELVPKKKSREDWRKAKELEEARKAGTAPAAVDEEGKDINPHIPQYISATPWYFGATGPTLKHQRPQPEKQKTLSGIDDWYRRGVDTSKVAKKWKPGSCENCGAEDHKKKDCFDRPRKVGARWNNKNIAPNSFAQPSLSTDYDGKRDRWAGYDPAEHRAIVEEYQKIEDAKRQIRAEKLNTGEDDGGQDSDKDEDKYVDEVDMPGTKVDSKQRITVRNLRIREDTAKYLRNLDPNSAYYDPKTRSMRDNPYAGKSAEVDYQGENFVRFTGDTSKHANAQLFAWDAYEKGVDVHLLAEPTKLELLKQEYDKKRDELKNEVKSSIIERYGGEEHLKQPDLDLVSAQSEHYVEYSRSGKVIKGQEKQVIRSRYEEDVFIHNHTSVWGSWWCKGQWGFKCCHSYSKNSYCTGEAGIAAAEAAQNMTAPSRSGEVEEKEEPKKKSKKQKDESSSSDSSSSSEDEEDEEEKQENTSKSERKSSAKKEKRRRHKENLKHKKKLKRALKKEEEHQKEVDRLMKMDERKRPYNSMYQVKEPTAEELEAFQMKRSLEEDPMLQFNL
- the LOC123265112 gene encoding F-box/LRR-repeat protein 7, yielding MDNSCPLLFNSFGDSITDRTINHQLQKLSLYSPASDSIDLGYHTLDNNPCRSSSSPTVITNVNPRHHYQHHHQHQHQHQHQHQHQHQQIYKRIANPNLCQLDDTILLKIFSWLSTRERCTLAQTCRRLWEIAWHPSLWKEVEIRYPQNATTALRSIARRGCHSCIRRLVVEGATGFSGLFSMLPFASLTSLVLRHSRRVTDPNVTTILDNCVHLKELDLTGCVNVTRAYSHVGSTQLESLDLSDCHGVDDSGLVLTLSQMSQLTFLYLRRCIRITDASLISIASYCTCLRQLSVSDCTRITDYGVRELAARLGPSLRYFSVGKCDRVSDAGLLVVARHCYKLRYLNARGCEALSDIATCALARGCPRLRALDLGKCDIGDPTLEALSTGCPNLKKLSLCGCERVTDAGLEALAYYVRGLRQLNIGECTRVTKVGYRAVKSYCRRCVIEHTNPGFSS